In Lathyrus oleraceus cultivar Zhongwan6 chromosome 2, CAAS_Psat_ZW6_1.0, whole genome shotgun sequence, the DNA window ataggaaaagcacatcaggaggatgtttcttcttagggaacaatctaatatcatggtttagtaagaagaaaaattgtgtttctctgtctactgctgaagctgaatacatagtAGCTGGAAGTAGTTAttctcaactggtgtggatgaaacaaatgctgactgaatataatgtcatacaagatgtcatgacattgtactgtgacaaactgagtgctataaacatctcaaagaaccctattcagcacaacaggaccaaacatattgatattcgtcaccatcttattagagaacttgtggaggataagattgtagccttagagcatgttgctactgagatgcaattagctgatatttttacaaaggccttggatgcaaatcaatttgaattcctGAGAGGGAGATTAGGGATTTGCATTTATGaaaatttatagcaattaatatggagtggaaaaagTACTCAAATTATAGTCTATTTTCCTAAAATAAAGTGCCCccattatggtaaatcattaccttgtattggaaataccatctattcCATCTTCACACGCTACCCCCATAACCCCATTACCTACTCCAACTATTCCATCTTCCTTTTCCTTCTCCacaaacctctgctagggcaaccttactttttccagaaaaactccaaaatgtcacaacatcaagaTACACCTGCTTCTAAAAATACTAAGTCTACTCCAAAATTTAGTGTTCCTCCCATGGGCGTCCCTGATGATGAGATTCTGGATGTTGCTCCTATCTCTGTTATTCATGTCGTGGACATTGATTTGAACCAACTCATCTCCATTGATGCCTCCGCTTCTGCATGTTCCAATCAAGGTAATCCCTTTAGTATTCCGTCTAGTTTAACTCCTGTCACTAAGAATAAGGAAGGAACACACTATATTGATCGTGTTATAAGAGACATAGTTACTAGAATTCTTAATGAAGGCCACTCTGTGAAGGGGGTTTTTTCTCCCCTTGCTCAAATGTATCCCCATCCTGAGGTTGAACAACCTAGTGGTAAGGGTGATGATTCCTCTAGTTCTAAAAAGGCCTTGGCTGCTGAAGGGTTGCGCTCTCTAGGGCAAACCGTGTCTGACAAAGGGAAATATGTGGCCTCTAACACGGCTAATGCTTCCCACTCTGAGAAGCATGATGATGTAAATGTTGTGATTGATCTAGAGGATGGTAGCTCTGATGATCAAGAGGAAAGCTTGATTCATCACATAAAGCCAAGTGTGGCTAAATGCATGAAGACTCGTAAAGGAAAACCTGTGGCTGAACTTGTGTCAGCTAGACAAGCTAAGAAGACTGTTGTCATTGGTCCCTCCAAACGATGGAGCAAGGTTGAAATaaagaagaggaaggtcagagatGATTCTGAGCCTGAAAaggatgttgaggaagatgtccctgacatctcgCCTGCGAAGAAAACTGCTGTTATGAAGTCTCCTGTTAAAGTACCTTCT includes these proteins:
- the LOC127121670 gene encoding uncharacterized protein LOC127121670, which codes for MSQHQDTPASKNTKSTPKFSVPPMGVPDDEILDVAPISVIHVVDIDLNQLISIDASASACSNQGNPFSIPSSLTPVTKNKEGTHYIDRVIRDIVTRILNEGHSVKGVFSPLAQMYPHPEVEQPSGKGDDSSSSKKALAAEGLRSLGQTVSDKGKYVASNTANASHSEKHDDVNVVIDLEDGSSDDQEESLIHHIKPSVAKCMKTRKGKPVAELVSARQAKKTVVIGPSKRWSKVEIKKRKVRDDSEPEKDVEEDVPDISPAKKTAVMKSPVKVPSVHLDNISFHLEDGATKWKFFIQRRVDFGKGIGKRCC